The stretch of DNA GTAGTGTATTGTCACTTGCGCACCTAAATTGGGACATCTTAAGTGATTCATCGGTTCTATTAGGTTCTTGATTTGACTATGCTTGATAGCGTCGCACATTCAAACACAATAGGTGCGTTTCTGTGCATTTTTGGGATTATGCCAATTCAAAGTTTGTGAGCGAACATGTTGTTTGGTTGCTTCATGAGATAGTCTTCTAATCTTTGATGTGTTTTGTGGATCGAGATGCTTGTGAACTAATTTCGCTTCTGTGGTGGTCACTGGGTTCGTCTTGTTTTACAATATGTTTTGGTAGTTCCAATGCAAACTCTGTGCCCAAGTTTTATTTAAGTGCAGTCGTTTCTAGTGTAGGACAATCCATATCTAGTTGCTAGAGTTTGCAGTTTTCCTCTACTCAATCATGTCTGATCATACGGTCATGAAAGGTCGGAAGTTAAACCAACTTTTTCTGTGCATATTGCTGCATTATTAAGGCGACTACCAATTCTTATTGCAGATTGTCTGTGTTGATCTTGAAGGACCGGAGAGCAGCTTATCGAGCATCTGTTCTGTTCTGTTTCAACCCCGCTTCTGTGTTTTACTCATCATTGTAATATTCTTTCCCTTTGCACCATTACTAGCAAAGAAACTCGTGCTCAGCATATCGTAACAGCAACATAAATTGTTGTTTTGGCAGGTATTCGGAAAGTCTTTATGCACTGTTTTCTCTTGGAGGACTGTTCTACCTGTTTTCGGGTGCTAATACTGTTGCAGTGATAATGCTCGCCCTCTCTGGTTCAGCTAGGTCAAATGGAGCACTTAATGCTGGTTATTTCTGTTTTCAGGCCTTGCTACAAGCATATGATGCTGCTGTCCGAAAGAAAAGGCCCTTGGTACGTTCAGCTTCAGTTGTTATTGTAAACAGAAATACTTGGCATGAAAAGAATGTATGACATATTATATTGCATTGATTTATCTTTTGTTTCCATAAGATGCAATGAGCAAAGACATGCTTATCTGATAAGTCTTCTTTCTTTTATTGGCCAGTTGGTGGTGCTGGCTCTTGTAGCTGCAGCTTTGCGCTCCATTTTCATATTTCTACCATTCTTTGCTTTCCAAGCATATGGATATTTGAGCATATGCGTTCATGGGAGCTCTGAGGAATTGAGGCCATGGTGCAAAGCAAAAGTTCCGCTTTTGTATGGCTACATTCAAAGCCACTACTGGTAATTATTTCTATCTTAAAGTAGCGTACTAGTATTAGTCAAAGCTAGCATCCTCTTTGTCCTTCTTGCTTTCCTCTGGAATTCTACTAGGGGAGTATTGCATCACTGTATGTATGATTATATGCCTATACAGGGCTCCATGCATATTTTGATTGATGATTTGTTTTTTACAACCATAAGAACTACATGCCCGTCTTTCATGGATTTGACTTGCTTGTTCCTTTGCTGTTCATCCTGTGATCTCTTGGTTGTCAGTCCCTTGCTTCTGCTGAACCACATGATAGGAAACGTGCTAAGATGAACATGGTTATAAGACGACCTCATTTGTGTTCCTTTGAATTTTATTGGAATATTGTGCTTTTCACCATTTTTCTAGGATGCAGCTGCAGTGTGCATTTTCTTAAGTCAGCATATTTTACCTCTCTAGCATACTTAACTGCTCCTTATAAGTTACTTTTGGTTTCTTTTTAGGGGAGTTGGTTTCTTGAGATACTTCCAAGTGAAGCAGCTGCCAAACTTTCTTTTGGCCTCACCAGTATTGTCGCTTGCAATTTATTCAATCATTCATTACACAAAAATTCTTCACCAACTTTTGCAAACAACTAGCATTCACAGGCAGATTATCACTGCTCTTGAGGGAAGGTCACTTGAGTTATATAAAAGAACAGATGATATGCCAGTGTTGAGGAGTGAACTTCCTGCTGGACTCACTAATAAAGCTCATGGTACTATTACAATCTCAATGATTTACGTTTTACTTTGTTTTGAAAAATTATTGCTCATTAACAATTTTTTCTTGGGTTATCTTGATGTCAAGTCTCTTTGAACTGACCTAACAAATATTTTTCTTGAAATTACATATGAAAAGAATTTTGTTAATGAGGATAACCACACAATGTTGGAGTGACCTGTGgatctatatatatatttggAACAATAGATAGGCATAAAGCTTTCATACCCAACCTTACAAATTTCCATGACAGGAAACTCTAAGGTTAAACAGAGAAAGTCAGTTGCCACCGAGACAGCTTCTGCCCCGTTCCATGACACACTGTACACTAACCAAAATATCAAAGAGAATCAAGATGAGGGCTCCATATTACTTGTTCCATTTGTTTTGCATCTGGCATTCATGACATTCACAGCTTTCTTTGTAATGCACGTCCAGGTCAGTACATGCTTTTCCGCATTAATAAAAGCTTGTATGGAGGCCCTACTGATTCCATTGCTTACAtaccaacttctgttcctttgaTGAAGGTATCAACACGGTTTTTGTCTGCTAGTCCCCCGATTTACTGGGCTGCTGCTCacattttggcttccccaaaCTGCTGCTCCAAAAGATGGGGCTACTTGATATGTGTTTATTTCATTGCGTACATTCTTCTAGGTAGTCTACTGTTCTCCAACTTCTACCCCTTCACATAAGAACCGTGGCGTTGCAATATCCAACAGTGAACTGCGCAACAGTGGCCTCGGGTGGATTAACTCAACTAGTTGGAGCTTAAGGTTTCCATAGGTAGGCACTCTCCAGGTTCAGCAGATATATATGTTGACTCACTTGTATGGAACTTGCTTGGCTGACATTTTCTTTATATATACAATATATCAGCCAATGTATTATTCGTTCTACTTGTTGGAACAGGTTTTTGTAATTCTTGATGTGGCTGCTTCATTGGCTTGAGGTGCAAACTAACCTTATTCAAGTTTGGCTACCCTTTTGTGAAGGTTTTGGTCTAGGGATTGACAACTATATATGTTCGGCTTTAGCTACCTTTTACTGATCTGTAAGCTGATTCACAGGATGGGAATTTGCGAAATGTAGTGTATAACTTGAATGTACCAGCAATCTAGCATGAAAAACCAAGGCAATGTTTACAAGGACATTCAGCACATAGCAATAACAGCGATGAGCTTATGCCAAGTTAATCAACAAAAATGTTGAACGAAGTTTAATATTCGTTCCAAAATCTGATACAGTACAAAATTTAGGTAGTACATGTTCAGATCTCACAAGGCCCGGAGGCAATCTCTGGAAGAAGTTACTAAACTATGAGCATAGAGGTGATAGATATTATTCATCAACTGTGAGCTTTCAGGTTAGATCAGAGATGTTCAAACAGAGCAGACTCATGGCAAAGACTTGTGCATGGAGTGAACACTAATGTGCTCGAAGATCCAGAGTGTTACAGCGGTAGTTGCATCTTCTCG from Panicum hallii strain FIL2 chromosome 3, PHallii_v3.1, whole genome shotgun sequence encodes:
- the LOC112886136 gene encoding GPI mannosyltransferase 2 encodes the protein MAPPLAGVVRLAAASRVLVLALSILARLLFRPYDTSASLSPPCLSSPASSSDPNASVSAAVSSLAVWDGVHFARPAECGYEYEQSFAFLPLLPASLALLARSLFAPLVPVLGYRAVLVLSGYVLNNVAFVAAAAYFYRLSVLILKDRRAAYRASVLFCFNPASVFYSSLYSESLYALFSLGGLFYLFSGANTVAVIMLALSGSARSNGALNAGYFCFQALLQAYDAAVRKKRPLLVVLALVAAALRSIFIFLPFFAFQAYGYLSICVHGSSEELRPWCKAKVPLLYGYIQSHYWGVGFLRYFQVKQLPNFLLASPVLSLAIYSIIHYTKILHQLLQTTSIHRQIITALEGRSLELYKRTDDMPVLRSELPAGLTNKAHGNSKVKQRKSVATETASAPFHDTLYTNQNIKENQDEGSILLVPFVLHLAFMTFTAFFVMHVQVSTRFLSASPPIYWAAAHILASPNCCSKRWGYLICVYFIAYILLGSLLFSNFYPFT